A segment of the Cotesia glomerata isolate CgM1 linkage group LG2, MPM_Cglom_v2.3, whole genome shotgun sequence genome:
ATAtgatatatgtataaatatttcaaacacCAAAGAGGAATTTCAAAGTTGGATTACTGTCAAATAATGTATGCCGACTTAAAATTTGTGAGATTTTCAACATTACATTACAATGACGTTATATACCTGCTATTCAGTgagaaattatattattactgTAATCTATTATCTGAATcaatagaattaattaaaattataattatatttatttaagctatctctgcaattttacaaaaaaaaaagcttaatCATAAAACTAGTAAATCTCTATCGTGTTTATTCTTGATAAAATATGTTACAAAGAATCAAATGTATGATTAAAGTACCTTTATTTAAGTATattaatataagaaaaatctGCTCTGTTAAATCGTTAATCCGTTACTATAGCAACATCACAAAtgcattttatataaatacatatactGTTTAAAAGACAATACTTGGCTTAGATTGTTCATCGTGTATACGtgatgatataaaataaaattacagtgCATACACttgattgaataattaattaaataagtttatcataataatGGAACGTGAAATAGCAATCGCGCGAGTAAATGCTATTTTAACGGAACTAATAACgcaagtcaaaaaaattagcgATGCGTCAAAGAGACAGCAGGTGTCTTCTGACAATGAAGAGCAGTGCAGTGGATCGGAAAATCTAACAAAGATGTTGGATGTTCTTGGGCGCATTATTGAAATGCAAATGTGGACATCACCTAGAGAAGAACGTGAGCGCGCATCTACTTTGGCGAGTGCACTTGTTAATGGAGAAAAAGCTCGAGTGGAAGCTGAGAgtaagctttaaaaaaatcgattttacgTCTACTATTATGAAATAGTATACacgtatttttttactgtttgtcttttttgttattgttacTCGAATTGATGCaacatgttaattttttttttttttttttatagatttagaGAGTACAATTGAAACGGAGAAACTTTTGCATCAACATTTCACAAATGACGTAAAAGAACAAATCGCTGAGGAAAAAATCCTCTTGGAAGGGATTAAGGCCAGACAAAAAAGGGAAATTGATGAAAGAAAGTCggaatcttttttatttttagtagttTTGTTGTTTTATAAGCTGTATTGAATTTCTTAATGCTCAAATATGTCGAAGAAATCGCTTtgtactgaattttttttatcattaaaatttacttgcaatcttgcagtcactatgtaacTGCTGTGACTTATGaattatagataaataaaattttgctttattaaataatgccttttgttaaattgcattgtattttcttaaatattgaagtttttaaatatataagctcattccgatgttacattcatcaagagctttcatttgagtacccacattaattttttatatatatataatatataaatatatgaaaaaatgatgtgggtactcaaatgaaagctcttgatgagtgtaacatcaggatgagcttacatctttaaaaatgtcaatatttcacaagatatttgttaaattgcactgttttttcttaactattcatgtttttaaagatataagctcatcctgatgttatactcgtcaagcgctttcatttgagtacccacatgcatttttgatatatttttgatacatgcatatatataatatatataaatatatgaaaaattgatgtgggtactcaaatgaaaggtctcgatgagtgtaacatcggaatgagcttatatctttcaaaatgtcaatagttcacaagatacaatgttatttctcaattatgtatctagagatagattcacaaattcaaattaagaccttgcaatgacactaaatttcactaaaaaaactgattttatcatatgactattctggatacaatttttcttagtctcttaataatatagattatttttcaGGCAAAAAACTGCGgcaattattgaagaaattttggaaaaaaaatcagtagaagaaaaaaaattgctgagagaagtaaattttaaatctgcGGAGTATGAAGCGATTTATGCGATCAATGAAagtaatgaagaaaatttgtataatatgaggtattttaatatttcttagaTAAGTGTGAATTATGAATACTAAgcgattttatttaaattaaaaaattgtttttttttattaatataattttaattaaaattttattaggaGAAAAGCAGAACAAGACTATTTGGAAATACTTTCTAAGTATGATAAAGATGTTGGAATGCTTCACCGGGCTATGGAATCTCTGATAGAGGAATCAAATATAttggaaattaaattgaaaattcttgaggtttttttaaaaaatacgctcgatatatttaattaaagggAAAAACTTCTGTTTAatatcttatttttatatcaactAGTAACAATTTCacttaattttgtaaatttttttatgcttttaaaaaaatttttaaaagttcaaagttctgatttttaattgaattttttgttcttgttgatataataataattataataaatattagttttttcgattaatttaattcgattaattttttattagtaatcagtataatttttaaaaaaggacAAAGTATCAATCCAAAAGGTAGAATACGAGGAACTAAAAAACGAACGTGAGATGGCAATCGCAGAAGCATTTGCTGAAACTCTAAATAATTTCAAGAGAAATCGTGCGGCTAGAATAATACAGCGTGGCTGGCGTGGATATTTAGAGCGCCAGTTactaaaaaagaagaaaaaatctaaaaagaaaaaataaataaatttatttacaaaaaaatcacaCGATAAGTATTGAGAAAATGtgtctattaattaaaagaccCTGAGCCAGAACCTATTTCACTACGATTCCCACTAACCTAGTCCCATTCTGTCTGTACTccatttaaaactaattatgTTGCTTATATATATGGAGTGATATCGCTATTTTCGCACATATGCACAAATCGATTCTAATATCCACACGTGGTCGTTATTTCATTTCAAGTGCaatatatttaaagaaaatccTGGCTCCATTCCAGCCGCTGGATAAACTCAATGTCATCATGTTGGGAGagtagaaatattaatttaaataaatatacttcaAGTGGGAGTACAAAATAATCAAGTTCTGGGGCAAATGTTCATAAATTATCTTGaaatataattgaatttatagaaatttatgaagttattttattattttagcttTGGGTGATTTTTGATTGGAGTATAGTATAAAACTAGCAAACTtgctttgtaaaattttactttattaaataatgaattttgttaaattacactgtactttcttaaatattgacgtttttaaagatataagctcatcccgatgttaaactcatcaagagctttcatttgagtacccacgtgcatttttgatatatttttcatatatacatatatataaatatataaaatatatgaaaaaatgatgtgggtattcaaatgaaagctcttgatgagtgtaacatcgggacgagcttatatctttaaaaatgtcaatagttcacaagatacaatgtcatttcttaattattgacattttctaagatataaactcatttcgatgttacactcatcgagacctttcatttaagtacccacatggcattttttatatattatatatattatatatatggtatttatgaaatatataaatatataaaatatatgaaaaattgatgtgggtactcaaatgaaaactcttgatgagtgtaacatcgggatgagcttatgtctttaaaaatgtcaatagttcacaacatacaaggtcatttctcaattatgtatctatagatagagtattttcgaatgcagcttaaatacttgtcataataaattgactatcggtgagaatgatatgaaaccttgaataataaatctcTTTCAGATTTAGACTATATTGTCAATCAGGAGCTAGTCTTTCAAAAGAGTGACAatttttcgttaattattcaaaaaaaaatgtccttGAATATTGAGTAAGATAAGaactttttgaataaataaacaaaactccaaaaaaaattcccttcCATCAACCCACCCGCATCCCGTGCCTTAATTCCCTCTCTAAACAAATGTTTCTCCAtaactcaaataaaaaacctAAAAAACTCAACTTAATATCTCCGTTATCAAAATCCATATGCCGATCAACTGACCGATCCCCAAGGCAGCAAGTACCACAAAAACCGCAtgttaaattactaaatattgaCTCCGGCATGATACAACATACTGGTGCATAAAACACTTGCGGTCAGTGCCTACAATAAATGTTCTATTAAACTATAAACTGTATACCCTCTACCTCAGCTGAAATGCGTGTTAATTTGACGAGCTCTATTAATCTCAAGGAGTAATTACCTCAATAAATCACCCTCTATTTTCGACGGCTAAGAAACTCCcacaataataatgacaaatgTAAGTACTgttactcaaaaataattattaataacaataacaataacaacaaacCACCACCAggaatctaaataaataaaagtgtgGCGAAGTTTATAAGCATGCgcaacaatatttaaaaagaggGGGTGAAATATTCAGTCGAGCAAACCAGGCACGAACCAGCCGATCATTACGAGGTATCCGGGTCGCCGGGTGTTCGTTTCACCGACTAAGAGTAAAACaactcatatatatataatatataatatataatacttACTACTtgtatatttatcatatatatttatattttatcaaacaTCACTACTAAAGCTCCGAAACAATAAAAACCGGCACGGTATCAAGCTGTTCTCATTCTTATCATTATCACAACTCAACACTcgcattaaataaattaaacaaattgaaaatatattttttaaattattgcttttcaattataaataattattatcgcTTGTCACAAAGGTGTTTTGCTAAATACTAAATTCTGCACATcaaaagtgtaaaaataaattccggAGAAtcaaaatagataaattaaagaAAGAAGTAACGAGCGTTAAGTGAAAGCgttttattgttgttattttttatttttttttttttcacttactCACCGCATTAAATTCAGTCTGTAGTTAATATATCACTTACTGTCATacggttatttatttttctacttaCGAGAGTTTAagtatttagtttttttccCTTTCGGGCTCTATCAAACGTTTGCCACCTGTGGCTTAAGCTTTGTCTGCAAATTGTAATACATTTGTCAATTAAtcgttttgttttttcattttttttttaatattaaattgtaatatgTATTAAAAGTGGTTTTCAaatgtttgttaatttttcagaGTTTAGTGAAGTTCTAAAATGTGAAGGCCGAGTTTGAATTGAGGAATTATTCAGTGGGAAATATATACTTTTATGTTTAATTCATCATACTCATATAATATATCGGgtttattttcattgtcaTTATTACTGTTGCTTAAGTGAAGGATGTCTTTGACTTCTCACCCGACAACAATGGTCAGCCATGAAGATAAATTAATGTCCGGAACTTTGGAAGAAAGGAAAGAAGCTTTCAAAGAGGATGTTGAGCTTATGAAAGAAACCACTAAATTTATTACTGAAGTTATTGAGACCGCGGCTACCGAGGCTTCGAAAAGAAAATTGCAGAGTCAggttggtttttttatttaaggttATTTTatgtcaataaaattcaacggttaatttaagataattagactctttataaaaattttttttaatgattttaaaaagaatttttattaaataaattaagaaaatttgaacttGAGGATTTTAATAAGGTCATGGTTAAGAAAttagactttaaaaaattagtggaataaattttatcatgttTGCAGCCATAAATAAAGATAGTAGTGAAGAAAATATACATTAAGTATTTGAGTTTGTTTAAAATGTTACGAGgaagaaatttattacttaaaattatcagaattaattttggaGTTGAAGTATACTTTAAAGTAATCTAATTGTTTTATGTACATAAAGCTTTTTTtatgcgaaaaaaaatataattgaagaagatatgatgataagtatttaggctgcattcgtaaatactctatctctaaatacataattaagaaatgaccttgtatcttgtgaattattgacatttttaaagatataagctcatcccgatattacactcatcaagacctttcatttgagtacccacatcaattttttatatattttatattatatatttatatatgtgtatatatgaaaaatatatcaaaaatagatgtgggtactcaaatgacagCTCTTCATCAGTGTAATAttgggatgaacttatatcttaaacaatgtcaatatttaagaaaatacagtgcaatttaacaaataccttaggttccagagccaaataaattttttatctatctatttatctatatgaaaaattgatctgggtactcaaatgaaaggtctctatgagtgtaacatcaggatgagcttatatttttaaaaacgtcagtaTTTCAGAAAGTACagcgcaatttaacaaaagttatttattcataaaccaaaattttatttaattatagttcacaagtcacggaagtcacatagtgactgcaaagtggctagttataatttaaaaagtaaaataaaatcgaGTTATTGTTGATTAATCTGAACAGTAGATTTAATGTAAATCAGATGTCTCATAACAGACTTGTTGAATTGGCCTGATTTTCTTCCCTAAGCTTCAATTTCCAGTGGGATGAAACCCTATTGAATACCAACTTTGTCAACCTTTTTTCATAGTAAATATATAACGAGTAAAACGAGCAGGTTTATGACTAAAAATAGCTTCTTATCTTCGGTATTGGCAAAATAACGGAATCCGTAGGGTCCTTAGTAAATATATCGGGTTCCTATAGAGGataatgacattttattaacttcattatcgatattttcagaatataaaaaaaatgtttttttgaaatttctaaaaatatttctctccAAAAATATTGTTTCTATTTTCTTTTCGTATATCTACCATCTCGTTCTCATAAAAAGTatccatttaaataaaaaataaatagagttACGTCCTCGATAGTGATACTAGAAGCTCTCAGTTTCTGTGCGATCTGATTACTTCTCTATTCACACTTGCAACTGAGCCAATCCAAACACCCAACACAAGCTAACGTACAATATATACACATGCACAATAATCGTCTCTGTTTGTTTCAGGGTGATGGAACAAGTGAAGGTAAATTGACACTGAATAAcactttgataaaaaaaagttcaattaaCCCGATCGatttacttataattattgaatttaaactAAATGTCTCCCGTTGTTTAGTGAGTAGTAACGAACTAGATAactgtttttaaaaatcatcaattttattttatttctaattcataaacattctttttttttttttttctttaatctaACTTCATAAAACCTTAGCagctttttttcaataaaacaaaatcgTTTCGCTTTTAAATAGTGAcgattaattaaagttaatcaaTAGAGAGTTATGTCTCGCTGTCAGTAAACAAATTAACGGCTAATTAAGACCCGTAGTTAAAGCTAACGCGTTCAATAACAAAGTGGAACAATGCATGTGTTACGCAGGCAGTAGATTGAAGGGTGGCGATGTCATCAGCGGCTGGAACAACCGTGCCCGTGGCTTCTGCAATCGGATTCTGAACACCCTCTGCCCATGCTTCATCAACAATGGTAAAATCGTAGAGActgatttcaaataaattttatttatcactaTTGAtagtttgttattaattaatgtttaagTAAGCTAACTTAAACTGTCCAAAACGCTAGACAAACAATCTAACAAATTAACATATGTCACGAAGCATTTTGTATATTAACTGCCCAGCATTACATGCAACTGCCAACATGCTGTCCATCTTTATTATTCACTTCTGTATTGTATTGTATAGATCTTAGCAGCATTAAACATCTAAATTTATCCATATCATTAATTTAAGCATCAAAAATTCTACTTCtgatattaaaatacttttcttactacattaatatttaccttcttattgttattattaatattagatgtatattaatttatcctgtattttttttttttttgtatcaattgGCAATTAAAATAATCCTTTCTAAAAGACTTGAAGTTTTTTCACACTACTTTTATCTTTAGATGTGCgtcttttttagaattatgtaaatttcgatctaatctaagaaaaaatagacgtaaaaaaatatataaaggcAAAATGAGCTTTTATGTgatgaaatttcaattttactgtcattttttataaaaaaaaattaatgttaagaCAAGAGAAAATttgttagaatttttttgatcatttttctCAAGCTGTCGGGAGGTGTTACGTCTCGAGAGTATTGAATCATTGTCAAGCTTATAAGAATTATGATTAACTAAAAaaggatgaaaaaaaaattgacaatgtttgaaataaattatttaaattattggataatttgttttataaaaattgaaatctcATTTTGccttttgaataatttttaattgtaaattaaattactaggGTTGATTATTCTTTGTAGTCTTTTGTCTTACGGCAAACTGCAGAGGTCACGAGcatacactaataaaaaaagatatttctgtaatttttattattatttaaaatttgacttttaattatcgagaattaaaattattttgtttataaaaattaaatagtttgtatcagattaattttttttagttaatgtCTCAATAtcttattttaagaataatatatatatatatatatatatttcatttatcttagaatttaaaataccCCGGAGGTATTATAGTTAACTTGcgataaacttttatttatttcattttttcatattattacCATTCAGatttaaatatctaaatatCATAAAGTTTCTTATAGCCTTAGGTAAAacttttaacttaaaagtcaaattttttatataaaaaaatccagaatCATAAAACTATTGCGATATCTTTACAACTGCAAACAATTAAATGATCCACAGAAATACACTACTGCATTAATTAATTGCAAGcctatttttatcttatttttttctaactaaGCTTAaccattaaaatattttcattgaaaaatagcTGCACTGATTCTAGTGAATAGAGTTAGATAGAAAAGAAACTAGCGTGTAGTGTTAGACTTAATGCAACTacttgtttaatatttaaatgggacatttttatttttttacggaaattcttgaaataatgtgatataattcaattgtaccgctaaaattttaattatgaattataaatttaagttttaatgataatttagaacttttttttacttttggttaaaaaaaaaagttttttcattcaaattgaaaaaaaaaaaaacttttttgtacctattctgaaaaaaatttttaatttatttttgatagaatagaaaataataaaaatatgaggatttaaacttttgaaattacattttaataagaactgaatttttcgaaacaaaaattaattttcaaagagATTTTCTCTAAAatcaagtagttttttttttctctttagtgtacacatataaaaaaaaattgacaactattacttaaattaatttaaaaatttttcttaaattttttttcaaaaagtaatcgattaaaataattaaaaaaaattttttttttactctgaCGGCACATTTTCTCTGAATTCAAGTGCCAAAACAAtgaatatctttaaaataagtacaaacgtattaattaaacataaaacaaATGTCCTATTTAGATTTTAAGCTAGTAAACTAGTAAACCTTTGTTCAGATTAGCACTCTTGCATGACTTAGAGCTGAAcaaattagcaataaaaatacaaaaaacagtactaatatgtataatatgataaaaatagagAGACAATTGGTGCCAATACAATAGAATTTATTCTTTTCATAGACTTGTTGGCCTGGACGCCCTACCGTTATCGCTTCACGAGACCGTAACCACTCGGAAGAACAACCGATTCCATAAAATCCAATAATAGATAAAGATAACTAAcatatatattgtatgtaCATGTACACATAAAGTATACACTCCGTCAATTTATTGCCGACAAACTCGTGGACCTTTACaaccatttttttaacttctgtGGTTATATTCTGTcccattaaataattacttactAGTATTAGTATTAATTATATGAATCTCTTTTGAGAATgcatcatttttaatgatttattttaatcaatgtaTAGTAATATGTATCAAAAGAACAATTAGTATTTGTACATGAAAGtaaagtatatataaaaatagtattttcaaaaaatactgctCAAAAAATTccgttttattaattttgtaaattttttgattgaattttttttctaatgattttattgtgaaaaaaaaattactaacgcTAACAATATATCTGATCGACGTGTACTTTGTACTTCATAAAGCAAaagtagagaaaaaatttaaacaaagttAAAGTTAGCTATTGACCTGAAGAGAAgaaaaaagtttgataaaaatactcaATTCTATTCAATACTTTTTCATCACAAGTACTTTGCTTTGTTGCCGTTCATGGTTcagttgttttatttattattttatgaagattttatgaaaattttattttatttaagatatttttaaactgatttttttattaaattaataaaaaggaaaattattgcaaaattattgaagtattctaatttaaaaaattgaaaactttagTGAGAATTAACTGTATGTAAATATGtatctatataatatatattatataatgttAGCTGTCATTTGTCATATAGTTTATATAAGAAGAAATTGGAGTATGCAATGCGTTTTgaaattatgttaaaaatgTGCTTTGAAGTCTATATTCTCTACGGAACAAAGCGTAATATAATCTACAACAATATGTGACAATCAATTTAAATgacacatttatttattaccaatTATTTCAATTGTGTTGTATgtaatttaagttaaaattgtattgcagttttttttttatttgaacatTTGAATATTGTTAACTGTACCtgcaataaaattcaaaatgtcATGCTGTAATAactaatacaataattataataatatttacagtGTATAGATCGatgtacaataaaaaatataaataatataactatCGTAATATatctttgtaaatttatttttgcgaaatttagaaaatttttttactaatacttttaattactttaccctggaataatttaattaatttgaggtACTCTTCTCGCAACGCAACTCCAAAATTAAACTTCTGAAGTATGGGATTGCGCAAAGTGTACGTTGTTAATTTATTGCAGTATGAAGACAGGGTATATctagtaattataattgagaTATGAAATGTCCTcgacattataaaaaaataaatctcattAATTACTATATCGTATGTCAGACTACGAAACTGCTGGgttaaatatttctattagtagataatactaaattttccTTGGACCTACATTTATTTGCTGATAAAACAACTGCTAAGTGatgtaataaaatacataaatgtCATCCTAAAAGTTTAATGCGTCATGAATATAAAGGTAAGTAAATAGCGTAATTTTATTCCTGGACTTTTCCGGggtttatgattaaaaattttttatttattttagacagttagaaaatttaatttgtatttatgctgcaagtaaataaataaaaaactggagttttttttttcggtggaGTAATTTAGgaataaatatgaattttaatccGAAAAATATCCGAGAACGGagattttaagttaaaataaatttttatttagctaaaacaaattttataacaaaaataaattattaacattatgatatttaattaaataaaattaattacttgaaTTTTACTGAAGTTAACTTTTATACGGCAATTTTAaggattttataataaataaattattatcgagagttttaaaaaaaaaaactacttgtagaaattaagagaaatattttcaagtattgaaatttaattattacatcaaattataaggaaaaaaagttatattaattttctaaatttcgcattttatttcttaataaataatatctttactttttatgatttcttcttagtgaaaaaaaaatgtaagtaaaattaactcggcgaaattttctttatgaataatttaaataaaatccttATTGGACTGAATTTCACCCTGGAGGGATTAAATTCActctgcgatttttttacagtgtatataaattaataattaaaaaataaataacaattttaattaaaaaataaattaaaatacgcttagtattatttttcaagccgacgaaatttaattagtgaTATAATAGTTTAAGCGAGTAATAAAATCTCTTACTAAAGCAATAATAAAGTAGCCTAGCAACGTAACATAGTACCATAGAAACCCAGTGAGAATCTAAAACCCTCTACAAGTTTCTAAGATTATAACCCGGAATCGTTTGTCGTGGAAATAACCCTCTATTTCAGTATTCTCCGACACTGATgttaatttactttaaaattattcatcgCTGAAATAATAGAGTGTAAGTAAAAGGATAAAACAAGTCGAGTGAATAATTTATGCaaaccttttttttaataggttACAGTTTTAAAGATCTGTCACTTTTAATTTGTCATGTGATCCATTAATACTTTAAGGTAAATCGAtggttggaaatttttttattataaataataaatattattctattttataatttatgaactataaaatttaatgaatgatAGAATCATGACTTCGAGAGGCGAAAAGAGGGTTAATGACAAACGTGACAGGACACGTGATcgaattaagagaaaaaaaacattggaTGAACTTATTAGCATCACTGATGCCAATGCAATTGATAATATAATCGGGCAAACTTAtaaagatttaaatatttcggTAAAACATTTGTCGAGGTAAgctaaagttatttttaattaggaAGTGTCGGATTTCggatgattatttttttttaaatcatacaaTTATCgtattaataactattttttatttgtccgacaattttttaaataaattcgctcattaaataataa
Coding sequences within it:
- the LOC123258415 gene encoding uncharacterized protein LOC123258415 isoform X2, whose amino-acid sequence is MSLTSHPTTMVSHEDKLMSGTLEERKEAFKEDVELMKETTKFITEVIETAATEASKRKLQSQGDGTSEDLLAWTPYRYRFTRP
- the LOC123258414 gene encoding dynein regulatory complex protein 10-like, with translation MEREIAIARVNAILTELITQVKKISDASKRQQVSSDNEEQCSGSENLTKMLDVLGRIIEMQMWTSPREERERASTLASALVNGEKARVEAENLESTIETEKLLHQHFTNDVKEQIAEEKILLEGIKARQKREIDERKQKTAAIIEEILEKKSVEEKKLLREVNFKSAEYEAIYAINESNEENLYNMRRKAEQDYLEILSKYDKDVGMLHRAMESLIEESNILEIKLKILEDKVSIQKVEYEELKNEREMAIAEAFAETLNNFKRNRAARIIQRGWRGYLERQLLKKKKKSKKKK
- the LOC123258415 gene encoding uncharacterized protein LOC123258415 isoform X1 translates to MSLTSHPTTMVSHEDKLMSGTLEERKEAFKEDVELMKETTKFITEVIETAATEASKRKLQSQGDGTSEGSRLKGGDVISGWNNRARGFCNRILNTLCPCFINNDLLAWTPYRYRFTRP